Part of the Thermococcus sp. 18S1 genome, GACCTCCTTGAAGACCTGCTCCGGCTCCTTCGTGACGTCGATGCTCCTGCTCTTGACGCTTATCATGGCGTAGCCGCCGCTCTTCAGGAAGACCCTGGCGTTGTCTATGAGTATCTTCGCCTGCGTCGGCTGGGCGACATCCTCGAAGATAACGTCGACCTTCGGCACGAGCGCACGGTAGCCTTCCGGCTTGGTGGCGTCGCCGAGTATCGGGACGAGGTTCCTGCGCTCCTCCACAAGGGGCACCAGCTCCCTCAGGACGCGCGGGGAGAACTCAACACCGAATACCTTGCCCTCCCAGCCCACGACGTCGCTGACGTGGGAAGCTGTGGTTCCGCTCGCGACTCCGAGGTAGAGAACCTTTGAGCCCGGCTTTATCGGGAAGTTCTTGAGGCCGTTGAGTATGGCCGCACCGAGCTTCGATCTGCTCGGGTTCCATATCCTGTACTCCTCACCCTCAGACTTTATCAGCCTCTCGCCGTAGACCTTCTGGCCGGGGACGAGGTTCTTGGTGGCTATCTTCTCGCTACCGTCCTCATCAACGAAGACGTAAACACCGGGGAACTTGTGCTTCTTAATCCTCATCTACCTCACCTCTTGCCGCCCTTCTTCTTTTTCTTTCCGCCTTTCTCGCCCTTCTTACCCTTTCCGGCTTTCTCCTTCTTCTTGCCGCCAAAGCCCTTGCCCTTCTTCTCCTTGCCCTTGAACTTCTTCTTTTTCTTCTTCTTTTCCGGCTTGGCCTTCCTCTTGGGCGGGTTCGGATAC contains:
- a CDS encoding fibrillarin-like rRNA/tRNA 2'-O-methyltransferase; its protein translation is MRIKKHKFPGVYVFVDEDGSEKIATKNLVPGQKVYGERLIKSEGEEYRIWNPSRSKLGAAILNGLKNFPIKPGSKVLYLGVASGTTASHVSDVVGWEGKVFGVEFSPRVLRELVPLVEERRNLVPILGDATKPEGYRALVPKVDVIFEDVAQPTQAKILIDNARVFLKSGGYAMISVKSRSIDVTKEPEQVFKEVERELASYFEVVERLSLEPYEKDHALFVVRKP